The Acetobacter oryzifermentans genomic interval AAAATAGTGCCTGACTTTACCAAGAAAACTACCTTGCTCATACGATGCTGGGTCTTTTGCAGTACGTGTTCGCCCATACCCGTAAGTATCGCCTCGGTTTCCAGTTTCGCTTCCGTCCTGATAGCCACCCTGAAGCAAAAATACTGTGTTTTTATAGCGTGCAGCAAACGCCTGATTAAGCAATGCGGCTTCACTTGCCCCATTATAGGTAAGTTTGGTGAGCCCCCCAAAGGTTTTGCCGGGTTTAAGCAAATCCTCTGGGTCCAGCGTGCGCAATGCAATAACACCACCCAGCGCGCCCGTACCAAAAAAGCTGGAATCTGCGCTTTTAACAACGTCTATTGCACCAAGGGAATTGAAATCGAAATTGTTAACACCCCCTTGAGCAGAATTGAAAGAACCAGCATAGGCCCCATCGTTTGCCCATGGCATACGCACGCCATCTATGGTGGTGAGAATTCGGTTTTGGTCCAGACCACGAATGTTGATACTGGAATTACCATTACTATAGTTAACCGAGGCATCTATTCGGCGTGCATAGTCTTCCAAGCTATCTATCTGACGGTCACGCAATGTTTTGAGGGTTGTTGTGGTTGTTAGCACACCGGCTTTACCTACTGCGCTGTGATCCTTATCTGGATTAAACTTCATGGAATCCAGAATGTCTGTTGTTCCACTTACCTTTACCGGACCCAGAATAACTGTCTGGGGAGAAACTGCACCAGGTTTATTGGTATTTTTACCAGCATGCGCCTGCGCGGCAGTTTCTGCCTTGGGGGAAGCAGATTCTGTTGTGGCGGCAAAAGCCGGTGTTACACAAGCATATGCCAGAGCTGTTGTTGCCAGCATCCGGTAACGCATAACCCGGTAGAAAAAAGGTTGCGTTATCATTGTACATCCACATTGTTAATAATGAGAATCATTATTATTTTATGATGCACAGGGAGCGGTCCCCCATCAAGCTCTTATTGCACATGATTATCATTTGCGTTAAATAAGTCACACATGCGCATCTCTCTGCATGCGTTTATGTCGTAAAGGCCAATAACATGACCAACATGTCCGATCCCCTTTCACTTTCTCTCCGCCTTAAAGACGCAACCCACACGCTCCATGAAGATCTGGACAAAAGCATCATGGCGCATGGTCTGTTCTCCAGCGCCGAGAAATACAAAAGTTTTGTGCAACTTCAGTATTTATTCCATCGGGATATCAATGATCTGTACAAGCATGACCAACTGCTAGAGATCATTCCTGATCTGGCTACCAGAAACCGCTTTGCACAAGTTTGTCAGGATATGCGAGATCTTAACCTACCCTTTCCTGAAGCGGGCTCTTCTATATGTATCCAAGATGCTTCAACCGCCGTAGGCTGGCTATACGTGGCAGAAGGTTCGAAACTTGGTGCAAATTTTTTAACAAAACTGGTTGAAAAACTGGGCTTTACCGAAAACTTTGGCGGACGCCATCTTGCCGCAGACCCTGGCGGCCGAGGCCCATCCTGGAATGCATTTAAAAGCGCTATTGACCTTGCAGGGTTTGACCCAGTTCTAGCTACAGCCGGGGCTAAGTCTGGTTTTATGCGCGTGAAAAACTATATGATAACGTCTGACACGCTTATCAGCACATCAAACTGATTTTCTGAAGAAATAAAAATGACCTGAAATCCAAAGGAATTTCAGGTCATAAAGTTACTATAAGATGGCAGATAAAGGATATCAGACTGTCACATCCTGCAATACGCTGAATCCTTCAAACACAGGAGGCCCGGCAGTTAGCGCACGGCCCTGCCCCGCACCTGCATGTGCCTGCCGAAACTGCTCAGACTGTGTCCAGTCTACAAATGCATCGTATGAATCCCATACCGTGTGAGAAGCGTAAAGCCTACCTCCATCCTTTTCTGGGCCTTTTAAAAACTGGAAACTAACAAAGCCTGGAACAGTCTTTAATAAAACCTCACGTTCCAGCCAACGCTTCTGGAAGGCATCTTCATTTCCCGGTGCCACCAAAAAACGGTTCATGGCGATATATTGAGACATATCCTGATCCTTTCCTGTAACTATTATTGGTAAATCATATCATGTGGCAAAACGTAGGGCTTGCCGCTACCTACGTGCATGCGCACCCGCCCTTCTTCCAGCCCAAACACATGGCTGGCCAACGCGTTGGTTAAAACCTGCTCCGGTGCCCCCTGCGCATAAATGCTTCCCTCGTGCATCACCACAATGCGGTCTGCGCAGGCAGCGGCCCAATTCAGATCATGAATAACCAACACCACACCACCGCCACTTGTGGCATGGGCGCGCGCAAGATTAAGAACCAGATGCTGCCGAGACAAATCCTGAGCCGAGATCGGCTCATCCAGCAGCAAAAAACCTGGGGGGCAGTCCGTGCCATGCACGGCAGCCTCCAGTTGCATCAGAACCCGCGCCAGATGAACACGCTGCCGCTCCCCTCCGGACAGATCCATAACATCGCGCTCAGCAAAAGCAGCCAATCCAACCCGTTCAAGCAACTTTCCGGCAAGCTCAAAACGGACTGGAGCGCTCATGAATGGAGCAGAAATTTGCCCGCCCATTGCCACCAACTCACGCAGCGTGAACTGAGCCCGCAACGGAAAGTCCTGCATTAACATAGCCCGGCTGGCCGCCAGCCGAGCAGACGAAAATGTGGTTATAGGAACATCATCAAGCTGCACATCACCACTGGTTGCGGGCAATAAACCGCTAACAAGGCGCAGCAATGTGCTTTTACCAGCGCCATTTGGCCCGATAATGGCCGTTAGCTGACCAGGCGCGAAGTCTAGAGAGGCTCCATGCACAATATCTTTGCCACGAACACGCCAGCCCGCATTACGCAAGGAAAGCTTCATGCCAGTTTTTCCCTGTCATGAGTGCGTGTTAGCAGCCAGACAAAAACTGGTGTACCTAAAACCGCTGTTACAATTCCCACAGGCACATCTGCGGGCATGGCAATAACGCGCGCCAACGTATCTGCCGCTATCAACAGAATTGCCCCTAACAAGGCACTTCCCGGCAGTACCAGCCGATGATCTGGCCCTGTCATCAACCGCACCAAATGGGGAACCACAACGCCTACAAACCCAATGGCCCCAACAAAAGAAACCGTAGGGCCAACAGCGCAGGCAACCGAGAACATAGCGCATCGTTTGATACGCTCCACAGGATACCCCATCAGCCTTGCATCATTCTCTCCCAGTAACAGGGCGTTCAGAGGCATAGCCAGACGCGCTGTTACCCACGCAGCCACCAACAGGAAAGGACATAACAAGCCTATGCGTGGCCATGTTGCCCCCGCAAAACTGCCCATCGTCCAAAAAGTTAGATCACGTAATGCCGTGTCATTCGCGCGGAAGATAAGGATGCCGGTTAACGCACCAGAAAACGCGCTGAACGCCACTCCTGCTAGCAGGATCATGCTCACAGATGTAGCACCGCCACGCGTTGCAAACATATAAAGCAAACATGCGGCAACAAAACTACCCAACATACCCGCGGCGGGAACGGCCCATGCCGTGCTCATGATTACCGCATGCACGCCCCCACCCCCTAAATCCAGCCATGCTCCGCCCAATACAATCATGCAGGCCGTAGCCAAAGCCGCCCCTGAGGACACGCCAATCAACCCGGGGTCCGCCAACGGATTTCTAAAAAGCCCTTG includes:
- a CDS encoding biliverdin-producing heme oxygenase; its protein translation is MTNMSDPLSLSLRLKDATHTLHEDLDKSIMAHGLFSSAEKYKSFVQLQYLFHRDINDLYKHDQLLEIIPDLATRNRFAQVCQDMRDLNLPFPEAGSSICIQDASTAVGWLYVAEGSKLGANFLTKLVEKLGFTENFGGRHLAADPGGRGPSWNAFKSAIDLAGFDPVLATAGAKSGFMRVKNYMITSDTLISTSN
- a CDS encoding antibiotic biosynthesis monooxygenase family protein gives rise to the protein MSQYIAMNRFLVAPGNEDAFQKRWLEREVLLKTVPGFVSFQFLKGPEKDGGRLYASHTVWDSYDAFVDWTQSEQFRQAHAGAGQGRALTAGPPVFEGFSVLQDVTV
- a CDS encoding ATP-binding cassette domain-containing protein; translation: MKLSLRNAGWRVRGKDIVHGASLDFAPGQLTAIIGPNGAGKSTLLRLVSGLLPATSGDVQLDDVPITTFSSARLAASRAMLMQDFPLRAQFTLRELVAMGGQISAPFMSAPVRFELAGKLLERVGLAAFAERDVMDLSGGERQRVHLARVLMQLEAAVHGTDCPPGFLLLDEPISAQDLSRQHLVLNLARAHATSGGGVVLVIHDLNWAAACADRIVVMHEGSIYAQGAPEQVLTNALASHVFGLEEGRVRMHVGSGKPYVLPHDMIYQ
- a CDS encoding FecCD family ABC transporter permease; translation: MMMRRHVVLLLCALLPLLMLVMAVSLNVGATGVHLTALWPGGTQADSFADRVVLTQIRGPRVVMAGLTGAALAVAGAVMQGLFRNPLADPGLIGVSSGAALATACMIVLGGAWLDLGGGGVHAVIMSTAWAVPAAGMLGSFVAACLLYMFATRGGATSVSMILLAGVAFSAFSGALTGILIFRANDTALRDLTFWTMGSFAGATWPRIGLLCPFLLVAAWVTARLAMPLNALLLGENDARLMGYPVERIKRCAMFSVACAVGPTVSFVGAIGFVGVVVPHLVRLMTGPDHRLVLPGSALLGAILLIAADTLARVIAMPADVPVGIVTAVLGTPVFVWLLTRTHDREKLA